From the Cryptomeria japonica chromosome 2, Sugi_1.0, whole genome shotgun sequence genome, one window contains:
- the LOC131078660 gene encoding protein ENHANCED DISEASE RESISTANCE 2: MAKDWKKEVRQSGPLREVELESGVNGWSSPPGRLFTVRGENYLSKKQKVAAGEWLMSPLGMDWLRSGSRLDNVLARSDNRVMAALRRAQDSGKAPLKTFVLAVNLQVPGRSEHHSAVFYYAVDEGLVPGSLLYRFVNGDDAFRNSRFKLVNRIVRGPWIVRATVGNHAACLLGKALTCRYLKGQNYLEIDVDVGSSALANAVVHLALGYVNSVSVDMAFIVEAQAEEELPEKLIGAVRIQQIEMSSALYVENVGADHNCGGDNCGRTMGVNNGEWRKRGRCLRSHGSRVEDEAEAASAAAANL, encoded by the coding sequence ATGGCCAAGGACTGGAAGAAAGAGGTGCGCCAGTCCGGGCCGCTGCGGGAGGTGGAGCTTGAGAGCGGCGTTAATGGCTGGTCGTCTCCGCCGGGAAGGCTTTTCACTGTGCGGGGGGAGAACTATCTGAGCAAGAAGCAGAAAGTTGCAGCAGGGGAATGGCTGATGAGTCCGCTTGGAATGGACTGGTTGCGCTCTGGAAGCCGTCTGGACAATGTTCTGGCGCGCTCGGACAACCGCGTAATGGCGGCGCTCCGCCGCGCTCAAGATTCAGGCAAAGCGCCGCTCAAGACCTTTGTTTTGGCCGTAAATCTTCAGGTTCCAGGGCGTAGTGAGCACCACAGCGCTGTGTTTTACTACGCGGTGGATGAGGGTCTGGTGCCGGGATCTTTGCTTTACCGCTTTGTTAATGGCGACGATGCCTTCCGGAACAGCAGATTTAAATTGGTTAATCGCATCGTGAGAGGGCCGTGGATTGTTCGCGCTACCGTTGGCAATCATGCGGCCTGCCTACTCGGGAAGGCTTTGACATGCCGCTACCTGAAAGGCCAGAACTACCTTGAGATTGATGTCGATGTCGGTTCTTCTGCTCTGGCTAATGCCGTTGTTCACCTGGCGCTCGGCTATGTGAACTCTGTTTCGGTGGACATGGCGTTCATTGTGGAGGCGCAGGCGGAGGAGGAGCTCCCTGAGAAGCTTATCGGCGCTGTTCGGATTCAGCAGATCGAAATGTCCAGTGCGCTTTATGTCGAAAATGTCGGTGCGGATCACAATTGTGGTGGTGATAATTGTGGCAGAACAATGGGGGTTAATAATGGTGAGTGGCGGAAGCGGGGAAGGTGCTTGAGGAGCCATGGCTCTAGGGTTGAAGACGAAGCTGAAGCCGCTTCAGCAGCCGCGGCAAATCTTTGA